GTACATGCCGGGGGTTCCTCCGCGTCCCGCTCTCGGCCAGGCCGTCATCGAGCGGGGCGGGTTCGTGTTCGGGATTCAGCGCACCTTGAGGGCGTACTTGCCCGCGGTGTCGATGTTCATCTTCTGGGCGATGATGCTCTGCTTCGGGTCGAGCACGACGACGTAGCCCGTCCAGTCCTTCGAAAGGTTCGTGGACTTGCAGGCGGGGCACGCGTCGCCCTCGGCGAGGCTGTGGCAGTCGCGGCAGGCGCGCATCTCAGTTGCCTCCGTCGCCGCGCGGGGGGCCGCGGGGTCCGCGTCCGCCGCCGCGGGGACCGCCGCGGCCGCCGCCGCCCTGGCGCACCGGCTTCGGCGCGTTCGGGTCGCGGTCTTCCTCGAGCCACTCGATCTTGCCGAGGCCGGGCTGGCGCATCGTGAGGCCGATCTTGCTCTCGCGCGGCGAGAGCTCGTTGAGCGAGACGGTGACGAGACGCGCGCGCACGCGGTCGCCGATCGCGAGCGTGCGGCCCGTCTCCTTGCCGACGAGGCGCTCCTGGCCGAGGTCGACGTTGAGGTAGTCGTTCATGATCTGCGACATGTGCAGCAGGCCGTCGAGGGGGCCGAAGCGCACGAAGGCGCCGAATTCGACGACTTCGCAGATGGTGCCTTCCACGATCTCGCCGACTTCGGGCTTGAACGTGAGGGCGTTGAAGCGCACGCGCTGGTACACGGCGCCGTCGCCGTGCACGAGGCGGCCCTCGCCGAGCCGCTCGATGTCGGCGGCGAGGACGGTGAAGCCGTGCTTCTTGTTGAGGCGTCCCTCGAACTCGCGGTGGACGAGGGTC
The Candidatus Thermoplasmatota archaeon DNA segment above includes these coding regions:
- the spt4 gene encoding transcription elongation factor subunit Spt4 — encoded protein: MRACRDCHSLAEGDACPACKSTNLSKDWTGYVVVLDPKQSIIAQKMNIDTAGKYALKVR
- a CDS encoding DNA-directed RNA polymerase → MYQMVQMEDTVRIPPSELGEDQDAVVKTLVHREFEGRLNKKHGFTVLAADIERLGEGRLVHGDGAVYQRVRFNALTFKPEVGEIVEGTICEVVEFGAFVRFGPLDGLLHMSQIMNDYLNVDLGQERLVGKETGRTLAIGDRVRARLVTVSLNELSPRESKIGLTMRQPGLGKIEWLEEDRDPNAPKPVRQGGGGRGGPRGGGRGPRGPPRGDGGN